A part of Capsicum annuum cultivar UCD-10X-F1 chromosome 6, UCD10Xv1.1, whole genome shotgun sequence genomic DNA contains:
- the LOC107855119 gene encoding kinesin-like protein KIN-14I isoform X1 — protein MAADGALYFSVASVVEDVLQQHGNRSRNLDLDARRAEEAATRRYEAAAWLRKVVGFVGAKDLPAEPSEEDFRLGLRSGIILCNVLNKMQPGAVSKVVESPVDSALIPDGAALSAYQYFENVRNFLVAAHELGIPSFEASDLEQGGKSSRVVNCVLGLKAYGEWKQTGGPGVWKFGGNVKSTTSAKQFVRKNSEPFSSSLSRSMSMNEKSANGVCTDAESNKMSSSSLSNLVRAILIDKKPEEVPNLVESVLNKVVEEFEQRITSQIQLNKATPKDSTVSSGNKFLQKHASVSAKVDQRNLALVKEENRIVNEELKRTQMMQNTFIDQQQRDIKDLKQTLLTTKAGMQFMQMKFHEEMQNIGMHIHGLAHAASGYHRVLEENRKLYNQVQDLKGSIRVYCRVRPFLPGQSSYISNVDHIDDGSITIGVPSKNGKGRKTFNFNKVFGPSASQGEVFSDTQQLIRSVLDGYNVCIFAYGQTGSGKTFTMTGPKDLTEQSRGVNYRALGDLFLLAEQRKDTFLYDVSVQMIEIYNEQVRDLLVSDGVHKRLEIRSASQGLTVPDASLVRVTSTSDVIDLMNLGQRNRAVSATALNDRSSRSHSCLTVHVQGRDLTSGAILRGCMHLVDLAGSERVDKSEVTGDRLKEAQHINKSLSALGDVISALAQKNGHVPYRNSKLTQLLQDSLGGQAKTLMFVHISPEPDAIGETISTLKFAERVSTVELGAARVNKDATDVKELKEQIASLKAALARKETESVSMSHKVTSSPCGLQSSPFQSNLQGREMSADSNIRRRPIEDGGNREVSSNSAFRQRSQSFDLDELLGNSSPWPPVSSPSDNYVEDDNHMSSGEWVDKVMVNKQDAARGVGNLFGCWESEKGNGSDALYEKFLSDSSKVYQEKSSSLFQMSNHFDITTTEDLDEFEATTSDSSEPDLLWQFNNSKVNTFPSGNGSKMQKPNTKPGKIPESRNTVHKVGPPPSRQTSGVGHNQRNGRQAMTADMKRKAGSRK, from the exons ATGGCTGCTGATGGAGCATTGTATTTCTCTGTGGCATCTGTGGTGGAAGATGTTCTTCAGCAGCATGGAAACAGATCAAGAAATCTTGATTTGGATGCGCGCCGCGCAGAGGAAGCTG CGACAAGGAGGTATGAAGCGGCAGCGTGGCTGAGAAAGGTGGTGGGATTTGTCGGAGCAAAAGATTTACCAGCTGAGCCTTCTGAGGAAGACTTCAGGCTTGGCTTAAGGAGTGGAATAATTCTTTGCAATGTACTTAACAAAATGCAGCCTGGAGCTGTGTCTAAG GTTGTTGAAAGTCCAGTTGACTCTGCACTTATTCCCGATGGAGCAGCCTTGTCGGCatatcagtactttgagaatgtccGTAATTTTTTGGTCGCAGCACATGAGTTGGGGATTCCTTCTTTCGAGGCATCGGATTTGGAACAG GGTGGAAAATCGTCGAGAGTTGTCAACTGTGTTTTGGGACTTAAAGCCTACGGCGAGTGGAAGCAGACAGGTGGGCCTGGAGTCTGGAAATTTGGTGGAAATGTGAAATCTACAACATCAGCAAAACAATTCGTGCGCAAAAATTCTGAGCCATTCTCAAGTTCTCTGTCAAGGAGTATGTCGATGAATGAGAAATCTGCAAATGGCGTATGCACTGACGCTGAAAGTAACAAAATG TCCAGCTCTTCGTTGAGCAACCTTGTTCGTGCAATTCTGATTGATAAGAAACCTGAAGAAGTTCCGAAT CTTGTGGAATCAGTTCTGAATAAGGTCGTTGAGGAGTTTGAGCAGCGCATTACAAGCCAAATACAACTG AACAAAGCAACTCCAAAGGACTCAACAGTTTCCAGCGGCAACAAGTTCCTTCAGAAACATGCGTCAGTCAGCGCAAAG GTTGACCAAAGAAATTTAGCACTAGTGAAAGAAGAGAATCGCATCGTCAATGAGGAACTTAAAAGAACTCAGATGATGCAGAACACATTTATTGACCAACAGCAAAGAGACATCAAG GACCTGAAACAAACTCTTTTGACTACAAAAGCGGGTATGCAGTTCATGCAAATGAAGTTTCATGAAGAAATGCAAAATATCG GCATGCACATACATGGTCTAGCACACGCAGCTTCTGGTTATCATAGAGTTCTTGAAGAAAACCGGAAGCTTTACAATCAAGTTCAGGACCTTAAAG GAAGTATAAGAGTATATTGTCGAGTAAGACCCTTTTTGCCTGGGCAATCAAGTTATATCAGCAATGTGGATCATATAGACGATGGTAGCATTACAATAGGTGTTCCATCGAAGAATGGGAAAGGGCGCAAAACTTTCAATTTCAATAAAGTATTTGGACCTTCCGCGAGTCAAG GAGAGGTGTTCTCGGACACACAACAACTGATTAGATCAGTTCTGGATGGGTACAATGTGTGCATTTTTGCTTATGGCCAAACTGGATCAGGAAAAACTTTCACAATG ACGGGGCCTAAGGATCTTACAGAACAAAGCCGAGGTGTAAACTACAGGGCGTTAGGCGATCTATTCCTGCTTGCAGAACAAAGAAAGGACACCTTCCTCTATGATGTGTCTGTCCAAATGATTGAGATATATAATGAACAAGTTAGGGATCTTCTTGTTTCTGATGGTGTACACAAAAG ATTAGAAATTCGTAGTGCTTCTCAAGGACTAACAGTACCAGATGCAAGCCTGGTTCGTGTGACTTCAACTTCCGATGTCATTGATTTGATGAATCTTGGGCAAAGGAATCGTGCAGTGAGTGCAACAGCACTAAATGACCGCAGTAGCCGCTCTCACAG TTGCTTAACTGTTCATGTCCAAGGAAGAGATTTGACTTCTGGAGCCATTCTTCGCGGTTGTATGCATTTGGTTGATCTTGCTGGAAGTGAGAGAGTAGACAAATCTGAAGTAACAGGAGATAGACTTAAAGAGGCACAGCACATAAACAAGTCTCTCTCAGCTTTAGGTGATGTAATCTCTGCCCTGGCACAAAAGAACGGACACGTTCCATATCGTAACAGCAAACTGACACAACTACTCCAAGACTCACTAG GTGGCCAAGCCAAAACACTGATGTTTGTTCACATAAGTCCTGAACCCGATGCCATAGGAGAAACAATTAGCACGCTCAAATTTGCTGAACGTGTTTCTACTGTTGAACTTGGTGCTGCCAGAGTAAATAAAGACGCTACAGATGTCAAAGAGCTCAAAGAACAG ATTGCTAGTCTTAAAGCTGCCTTGGCAAGAAAAGAAACAGAATCGGTCTCCATGAGTCATAAGGTAACTAGCAGTCCATGTGGCTTGCAGTCATCACCTTTTCAATCTAATCTACAAGGAAGAGAAATGTCCGCGGATTCAAACATTCGGAGGAGACCAATCGAGGATGGAGGCAACAGAGAG GTCTCTAGTAATTCTGCATTCAGACAAAGAAGCCAAAGCTTTGATCTTGATGAATTATTAGGAAACTCCTCTCCCTGGCCACCTGTAAGCAGTCCTTCCGATAACTATGTAGAAGATGATAACCACATGAGCTCAGGTGAGTGGGTAGACAAGGTCATGGTGAACAAACAGGACGCTGCTCGTGGAGTTGGAAACCTGTTTGGATGCTGGGAATCCGAAAAAGGCAATGGTTCTGATGCACTTTATGAGAAGTTTCTTTCAGATTCATCTAAAGTATACCAAGAAAAGTCAAGTAGTCTTTTCCAAATGAGCAACCATTTTGACATCACGACTACTGAAGATTTAGATGAGTTTGAAGCCACAACCAGCGATTCATCCGAGCCAGATTTGCTTTGGCAATTCAATAACTCAAAAGTTAACACTTTCCCTAGTGGGAATGGCTCCAAGATGCAGAAGCCAAATACAAAGCCGGGAAAGATCCCCGAATCAAG GAATACGGTTCATAAAGTAGGGCCTCCACCATCGCGACAGACAAGTGGAGTTGGCCACAATCAGCGGAATGGAAGACAGGCCATGACTGCTGATATGAAGCGAAAAGCTGGAAGCAGGAAATAA
- the LOC107855119 gene encoding kinesin-like protein KIN-14I isoform X2, which translates to MQPGAVSKVVESPVDSALIPDGAALSAYQYFENVRNFLVAAHELGIPSFEASDLEQGGKSSRVVNCVLGLKAYGEWKQTGGPGVWKFGGNVKSTTSAKQFVRKNSEPFSSSLSRSMSMNEKSANGVCTDAESNKMSSSSLSNLVRAILIDKKPEEVPNLVESVLNKVVEEFEQRITSQIQLNKATPKDSTVSSGNKFLQKHASVSAKVDQRNLALVKEENRIVNEELKRTQMMQNTFIDQQQRDIKDLKQTLLTTKAGMQFMQMKFHEEMQNIGMHIHGLAHAASGYHRVLEENRKLYNQVQDLKGSIRVYCRVRPFLPGQSSYISNVDHIDDGSITIGVPSKNGKGRKTFNFNKVFGPSASQGEVFSDTQQLIRSVLDGYNVCIFAYGQTGSGKTFTMTGPKDLTEQSRGVNYRALGDLFLLAEQRKDTFLYDVSVQMIEIYNEQVRDLLVSDGVHKRLEIRSASQGLTVPDASLVRVTSTSDVIDLMNLGQRNRAVSATALNDRSSRSHSCLTVHVQGRDLTSGAILRGCMHLVDLAGSERVDKSEVTGDRLKEAQHINKSLSALGDVISALAQKNGHVPYRNSKLTQLLQDSLGGQAKTLMFVHISPEPDAIGETISTLKFAERVSTVELGAARVNKDATDVKELKEQIASLKAALARKETESVSMSHKVTSSPCGLQSSPFQSNLQGREMSADSNIRRRPIEDGGNREVSSNSAFRQRSQSFDLDELLGNSSPWPPVSSPSDNYVEDDNHMSSGEWVDKVMVNKQDAARGVGNLFGCWESEKGNGSDALYEKFLSDSSKVYQEKSSSLFQMSNHFDITTTEDLDEFEATTSDSSEPDLLWQFNNSKVNTFPSGNGSKMQKPNTKPGKIPESRNTVHKVGPPPSRQTSGVGHNQRNGRQAMTADMKRKAGSRK; encoded by the exons ATGCAGCCTGGAGCTGTGTCTAAG GTTGTTGAAAGTCCAGTTGACTCTGCACTTATTCCCGATGGAGCAGCCTTGTCGGCatatcagtactttgagaatgtccGTAATTTTTTGGTCGCAGCACATGAGTTGGGGATTCCTTCTTTCGAGGCATCGGATTTGGAACAG GGTGGAAAATCGTCGAGAGTTGTCAACTGTGTTTTGGGACTTAAAGCCTACGGCGAGTGGAAGCAGACAGGTGGGCCTGGAGTCTGGAAATTTGGTGGAAATGTGAAATCTACAACATCAGCAAAACAATTCGTGCGCAAAAATTCTGAGCCATTCTCAAGTTCTCTGTCAAGGAGTATGTCGATGAATGAGAAATCTGCAAATGGCGTATGCACTGACGCTGAAAGTAACAAAATG TCCAGCTCTTCGTTGAGCAACCTTGTTCGTGCAATTCTGATTGATAAGAAACCTGAAGAAGTTCCGAAT CTTGTGGAATCAGTTCTGAATAAGGTCGTTGAGGAGTTTGAGCAGCGCATTACAAGCCAAATACAACTG AACAAAGCAACTCCAAAGGACTCAACAGTTTCCAGCGGCAACAAGTTCCTTCAGAAACATGCGTCAGTCAGCGCAAAG GTTGACCAAAGAAATTTAGCACTAGTGAAAGAAGAGAATCGCATCGTCAATGAGGAACTTAAAAGAACTCAGATGATGCAGAACACATTTATTGACCAACAGCAAAGAGACATCAAG GACCTGAAACAAACTCTTTTGACTACAAAAGCGGGTATGCAGTTCATGCAAATGAAGTTTCATGAAGAAATGCAAAATATCG GCATGCACATACATGGTCTAGCACACGCAGCTTCTGGTTATCATAGAGTTCTTGAAGAAAACCGGAAGCTTTACAATCAAGTTCAGGACCTTAAAG GAAGTATAAGAGTATATTGTCGAGTAAGACCCTTTTTGCCTGGGCAATCAAGTTATATCAGCAATGTGGATCATATAGACGATGGTAGCATTACAATAGGTGTTCCATCGAAGAATGGGAAAGGGCGCAAAACTTTCAATTTCAATAAAGTATTTGGACCTTCCGCGAGTCAAG GAGAGGTGTTCTCGGACACACAACAACTGATTAGATCAGTTCTGGATGGGTACAATGTGTGCATTTTTGCTTATGGCCAAACTGGATCAGGAAAAACTTTCACAATG ACGGGGCCTAAGGATCTTACAGAACAAAGCCGAGGTGTAAACTACAGGGCGTTAGGCGATCTATTCCTGCTTGCAGAACAAAGAAAGGACACCTTCCTCTATGATGTGTCTGTCCAAATGATTGAGATATATAATGAACAAGTTAGGGATCTTCTTGTTTCTGATGGTGTACACAAAAG ATTAGAAATTCGTAGTGCTTCTCAAGGACTAACAGTACCAGATGCAAGCCTGGTTCGTGTGACTTCAACTTCCGATGTCATTGATTTGATGAATCTTGGGCAAAGGAATCGTGCAGTGAGTGCAACAGCACTAAATGACCGCAGTAGCCGCTCTCACAG TTGCTTAACTGTTCATGTCCAAGGAAGAGATTTGACTTCTGGAGCCATTCTTCGCGGTTGTATGCATTTGGTTGATCTTGCTGGAAGTGAGAGAGTAGACAAATCTGAAGTAACAGGAGATAGACTTAAAGAGGCACAGCACATAAACAAGTCTCTCTCAGCTTTAGGTGATGTAATCTCTGCCCTGGCACAAAAGAACGGACACGTTCCATATCGTAACAGCAAACTGACACAACTACTCCAAGACTCACTAG GTGGCCAAGCCAAAACACTGATGTTTGTTCACATAAGTCCTGAACCCGATGCCATAGGAGAAACAATTAGCACGCTCAAATTTGCTGAACGTGTTTCTACTGTTGAACTTGGTGCTGCCAGAGTAAATAAAGACGCTACAGATGTCAAAGAGCTCAAAGAACAG ATTGCTAGTCTTAAAGCTGCCTTGGCAAGAAAAGAAACAGAATCGGTCTCCATGAGTCATAAGGTAACTAGCAGTCCATGTGGCTTGCAGTCATCACCTTTTCAATCTAATCTACAAGGAAGAGAAATGTCCGCGGATTCAAACATTCGGAGGAGACCAATCGAGGATGGAGGCAACAGAGAG GTCTCTAGTAATTCTGCATTCAGACAAAGAAGCCAAAGCTTTGATCTTGATGAATTATTAGGAAACTCCTCTCCCTGGCCACCTGTAAGCAGTCCTTCCGATAACTATGTAGAAGATGATAACCACATGAGCTCAGGTGAGTGGGTAGACAAGGTCATGGTGAACAAACAGGACGCTGCTCGTGGAGTTGGAAACCTGTTTGGATGCTGGGAATCCGAAAAAGGCAATGGTTCTGATGCACTTTATGAGAAGTTTCTTTCAGATTCATCTAAAGTATACCAAGAAAAGTCAAGTAGTCTTTTCCAAATGAGCAACCATTTTGACATCACGACTACTGAAGATTTAGATGAGTTTGAAGCCACAACCAGCGATTCATCCGAGCCAGATTTGCTTTGGCAATTCAATAACTCAAAAGTTAACACTTTCCCTAGTGGGAATGGCTCCAAGATGCAGAAGCCAAATACAAAGCCGGGAAAGATCCCCGAATCAAG GAATACGGTTCATAAAGTAGGGCCTCCACCATCGCGACAGACAAGTGGAGTTGGCCACAATCAGCGGAATGGAAGACAGGCCATGACTGCTGATATGAAGCGAAAAGCTGGAAGCAGGAAATAA
- the LOC107855131 gene encoding probable polygalacturonase isoform X2: MLAVLILLLALSHSIEHTEAQFDGECKFNKPLKPRPHSASVLDFGAVGDGETLNTLAFQNAIFYLKSFADKGGAQLYVPAGRWLTGSIKLTSHLTLFLEKEAIILGSKDYSHWDIIEALPSYGRGSEAQSGRYRSLIFGNNLTDVVITGNNGTVDCQGSIWWEQFSAHSLNYSRPYLVEFVSSKDVVVSNLTFLNAPAGNIHPVYCSNVVVQNISIHSPANSPYTYGVVPDSSEHVCIENSNISMGHDAVVLKSGWDEYGISYGKPTSNVHIRGVRLQSFAGAGMAFGSEMSGGISNVFVEHVYLHDSLFGIELKTARGRGGYIKDILVMDVVMANVQVGVEATGQCDSHPDEKFVPSALPVVSCITFKDIVGTNVSIAGNFTGLSDSPFTSICLSNVTFFISSNPTPWLCSDVSGSSQNVSPEPCPELQSSFSSTTTTCFSLLHHVYSQVAVS; this comes from the exons atgctG GCAGTGCTAATTTTGTTGTTGGCATTAAGTCATAGTATTGAACATACTGAAGCTCAATTTGACGGAGAATGCAAATTCAACAAGCCTCTGAAACCCCGACCTCACAGTGCGTCAGTGTTGGACTTTGGGGCTGTGGGTGATGGGGAGACTCTAAATACTCTGGCCTTCCAGAATGCCATTTTCTATCTCAAGTCCTTTGCTGACAAAGGTGGAGCACAACTCTATGTTCCGGCTGGCAGGTGGCTGACCGGAAGCATAAAGCTTACCAGTCACCTCACACTCTTCCTCGAAAAAGAAGCCATTATTCTGGGATCAAAG GATTATTCTCATTGGGATATAATTGAAGCTTTACCCTCTTATGGCCGAGGTAGCGAGGCACAAAGTGGAAGATATCGCAGCTTGATTTTTGGAAATAATTTAACTGATGTTGTGATAACAG GTAATAATGGAACTGTTGACTGCCAGGGTTCTATATGGTGGGAGCAGTTCAGTGCCCATTCTTTAAATTATTCTCGACCGTACCTAGTAGAATTTGTTAGCTCCAAAGATGTTGTCGTCTCAAATTTGACCTTCCTGAATGCTCCGGCCGGGAATATTCACCCGGTTTATTGCAG TAATGTTGTGGTTCAGAACATATCGATCCATTCTCCAGCTAACTCCCCATATACCTATGGGGTAGTCCCAG ATTCTTCCGAGCATGTGTGCATTGAGAACAGTAACATTAGCATGGGTCATGATGCTGTTGTTCTGAAAAGTGGTTGGGACGAGTACGGTATTTCCTATGGGAAACCTACTTCCAATGTCCATATTCGAGGGGTTAGGCTGCAGTCTTTTGCAGGCGCTGGAATGGCTTTTGGCAGTGAGATGTCTGGTGGTATCTCCAATGTGTTTGTGGAGCATGTTTACTTGCATGACTCCCTTTTTGGGATTGAGCTGAAGACGGCAAGAGGAAGGGGTGGTTATATCAAAGATATTCTCGTTATGGATGTAGTTATGGCGAATGTGCAAGTAGGTGTTGAGGCCACTGGTCAATGTGATTCTCATCCGGACGAGAAATTTGTTCCTTCTGCACTTCCAGTTGTTAGTTGCATCACCTTTAAGGACATTGTCGGCACAAATGTTTCCATCGCAGGAAATTTCACTGGATTATCTGATTCTCCTTTTACTTCAATATGTCTATCAAACGTTACCTTTTTCATTTCTTCCAACCCTACACCATGGCTATGCTCCGATGTATCCGGTTCTTCTCAAAATGTGTCTCCTGAACCATGTCCTGAGCTGCAGAGCTCATTTTCTAGTACTACTACAACTTGCTTCTCCCTCTTACACCACGTTTATAGTCAAGTTGCAGTTTCGTAA
- the LOC107855131 gene encoding probable polygalacturonase isoform X1 yields the protein MKCPAVLILLLALSHSIEHTEAQFDGECKFNKPLKPRPHSASVLDFGAVGDGETLNTLAFQNAIFYLKSFADKGGAQLYVPAGRWLTGSIKLTSHLTLFLEKEAIILGSKDYSHWDIIEALPSYGRGSEAQSGRYRSLIFGNNLTDVVITGNNGTVDCQGSIWWEQFSAHSLNYSRPYLVEFVSSKDVVVSNLTFLNAPAGNIHPVYCSNVVVQNISIHSPANSPYTYGVVPDSSEHVCIENSNISMGHDAVVLKSGWDEYGISYGKPTSNVHIRGVRLQSFAGAGMAFGSEMSGGISNVFVEHVYLHDSLFGIELKTARGRGGYIKDILVMDVVMANVQVGVEATGQCDSHPDEKFVPSALPVVSCITFKDIVGTNVSIAGNFTGLSDSPFTSICLSNVTFFISSNPTPWLCSDVSGSSQNVSPEPCPELQSSFSSTTTTCFSLLHHVYSQVAVS from the exons GCAGTGCTAATTTTGTTGTTGGCATTAAGTCATAGTATTGAACATACTGAAGCTCAATTTGACGGAGAATGCAAATTCAACAAGCCTCTGAAACCCCGACCTCACAGTGCGTCAGTGTTGGACTTTGGGGCTGTGGGTGATGGGGAGACTCTAAATACTCTGGCCTTCCAGAATGCCATTTTCTATCTCAAGTCCTTTGCTGACAAAGGTGGAGCACAACTCTATGTTCCGGCTGGCAGGTGGCTGACCGGAAGCATAAAGCTTACCAGTCACCTCACACTCTTCCTCGAAAAAGAAGCCATTATTCTGGGATCAAAG GATTATTCTCATTGGGATATAATTGAAGCTTTACCCTCTTATGGCCGAGGTAGCGAGGCACAAAGTGGAAGATATCGCAGCTTGATTTTTGGAAATAATTTAACTGATGTTGTGATAACAG GTAATAATGGAACTGTTGACTGCCAGGGTTCTATATGGTGGGAGCAGTTCAGTGCCCATTCTTTAAATTATTCTCGACCGTACCTAGTAGAATTTGTTAGCTCCAAAGATGTTGTCGTCTCAAATTTGACCTTCCTGAATGCTCCGGCCGGGAATATTCACCCGGTTTATTGCAG TAATGTTGTGGTTCAGAACATATCGATCCATTCTCCAGCTAACTCCCCATATACCTATGGGGTAGTCCCAG ATTCTTCCGAGCATGTGTGCATTGAGAACAGTAACATTAGCATGGGTCATGATGCTGTTGTTCTGAAAAGTGGTTGGGACGAGTACGGTATTTCCTATGGGAAACCTACTTCCAATGTCCATATTCGAGGGGTTAGGCTGCAGTCTTTTGCAGGCGCTGGAATGGCTTTTGGCAGTGAGATGTCTGGTGGTATCTCCAATGTGTTTGTGGAGCATGTTTACTTGCATGACTCCCTTTTTGGGATTGAGCTGAAGACGGCAAGAGGAAGGGGTGGTTATATCAAAGATATTCTCGTTATGGATGTAGTTATGGCGAATGTGCAAGTAGGTGTTGAGGCCACTGGTCAATGTGATTCTCATCCGGACGAGAAATTTGTTCCTTCTGCACTTCCAGTTGTTAGTTGCATCACCTTTAAGGACATTGTCGGCACAAATGTTTCCATCGCAGGAAATTTCACTGGATTATCTGATTCTCCTTTTACTTCAATATGTCTATCAAACGTTACCTTTTTCATTTCTTCCAACCCTACACCATGGCTATGCTCCGATGTATCCGGTTCTTCTCAAAATGTGTCTCCTGAACCATGTCCTGAGCTGCAGAGCTCATTTTCTAGTACTACTACAACTTGCTTCTCCCTCTTACACCACGTTTATAGTCAAGTTGCAGTTTCGTAA